The Nocardioides humi genome includes a region encoding these proteins:
- a CDS encoding heavy-metal-associated domain-containing protein, whose amino-acid sequence MSTTKTSLDLQLLDTSADGGGCGCGGCGCGSSTETKSSTGTNTESTATDATKGTEMTTNTYAVTGMTCGHCASAVTSELKSLDGVTDVTVDLVAGGTSSVTVTSTQPLDQSQVSAALDEAGDYQLA is encoded by the coding sequence ATGTCCACGACCAAGACCAGCCTCGACCTCCAGCTGCTCGACACCTCCGCAGACGGCGGTGGGTGCGGCTGCGGAGGATGCGGCTGCGGATCCAGCACCGAGACCAAGAGTTCTACCGGTACCAACACTGAATCGACCGCCACCGACGCAACGAAGGGAACCGAGATGACCACCAACACCTACGCCGTCACCGGCATGACCTGCGGTCACTGCGCCAGCGCCGTCACCAGCGAGCTCAAGAGCCTCGATGGGGTCACCGACGTCACCGTCGACCTCGTCGCCGGCGGCACCTCGTCGGTCACGGTCACCAGCACCCAGCCCCTCGACCAGTCCCAGGTGTCCGCCGCCCTCGACGAGGCCGGCGACTACCAGCTCGCCTGA
- a CDS encoding metal-sensitive transcriptional regulator: MQEEVAMAVEPGYITEKQAVLTRLRRIEGQIRGLQRLVDEEQYCIDILTQVSAATKALEGVALLLLDQHLEHCLTHATDPAEAQQKLNEASAAIRRLVRS, from the coding sequence ATGCAGGAGGAGGTCGCGATGGCTGTCGAACCGGGTTACATCACCGAGAAGCAGGCAGTCCTGACGAGGCTGCGCCGCATCGAGGGCCAGATCCGCGGCCTGCAGCGACTGGTGGACGAGGAGCAGTACTGCATCGACATCCTCACCCAGGTCTCGGCCGCGACCAAGGCCCTCGAAGGTGTCGCGCTACTTCTCCTCGACCAGCACCTCGAGCATTGTTTGACGCACGCCACTGACCCCGCCGAGGCCCAGCAGAAGCTCAACGAGGCCTCAGCAGCGATCCGACGACTTGTCCGCTCATGA
- a CDS encoding peroxiredoxin family protein, giving the protein MSHKAAEQSRNDRRLRAEQAARASGRRRRLRIVIGTASALALVAVITAMMLTSRPESSDEVRTAPDFTLTDTGGAEHTLAQHRGENVLLYFSEGAGCQSCIVQMGEIEKQADALAQEDVTVLPIVMNTREQITADMAANGVTTPFLLDDGTVAEAYGTLGKGMHAGLPGHSFVLIDKQGRQRWYGEYPSMWLAPEDLLDQVRSKLGA; this is encoded by the coding sequence ATGTCACACAAGGCCGCCGAGCAATCGCGCAATGACCGCCGCCTGCGCGCCGAACAGGCTGCGCGAGCATCCGGTCGTCGCCGCCGCTTGCGCATCGTGATCGGCACTGCCAGTGCATTGGCTCTGGTCGCCGTGATCACGGCCATGATGCTCACCTCGCGCCCCGAGTCCTCCGACGAGGTCCGCACCGCCCCCGACTTCACCCTCACCGACACCGGCGGCGCCGAACACACCCTGGCGCAACACCGTGGCGAGAACGTGCTCCTGTACTTCTCCGAGGGCGCCGGCTGCCAGTCCTGCATCGTCCAGATGGGGGAGATCGAGAAGCAGGCCGACGCCTTGGCGCAGGAGGACGTCACCGTGCTGCCGATCGTTATGAACACCCGTGAGCAGATCACCGCCGACATGGCGGCCAACGGGGTCACCACGCCCTTCCTGCTCGACGACGGCACGGTGGCCGAGGCCTACGGCACCCTCGGCAAGGGCATGCACGCGGGCCTGCCGGGCCACAGCTTCGTGCTCATCGACAAGCAGGGCCGGCAACGCTGGTACGGCGAGTACCCCTCCATGTGGCTGGCTCCTGAGGACTTGCTCGACCAGGTCCGCAGCAAGCTCGGCGCCTGA
- a CDS encoding cytochrome c biogenesis CcdA family protein, with product MSSPTPAFEPVRITVVDSEACHFCEDAHRALTALAANYPLAVDTVAVRSEAGQALMARHRAPMSPLVLLEGTFFSSGRLPRRKLEKLLKCRYGDAPSTAAAARGPTMGDLLTTGSVLAAFFAGGIALFAPCCIVFLAPSYLAVAVKNRRWRLLPLTFVFAAGLALVLVPITLGISLVASTIANYHAPLYYAGGALMLALAGLSLSGRMLSLPSFLRAPDTARGIPQASSPSASSPGSPAPAVPRSSPA from the coding sequence ATGTCATCACCCACGCCGGCATTCGAGCCGGTCCGGATCACCGTCGTGGACAGCGAGGCCTGCCACTTCTGCGAGGACGCACACCGAGCGCTCACGGCGCTCGCAGCCAACTACCCGCTCGCGGTCGACACGGTAGCTGTGCGCAGCGAGGCGGGACAGGCGTTGATGGCACGCCACCGCGCGCCGATGAGCCCGCTGGTCCTCCTCGAGGGCACCTTCTTCAGCAGCGGACGCCTGCCACGACGCAAGCTGGAGAAGCTCCTCAAGTGCAGGTACGGCGACGCACCGAGCACCGCCGCCGCGGCGAGGGGGCCAACCATGGGTGACCTGCTGACCACCGGCTCGGTCCTCGCCGCGTTCTTCGCCGGAGGCATCGCCCTGTTCGCACCGTGCTGCATCGTCTTCCTCGCCCCGTCCTACCTGGCGGTGGCGGTGAAGAACCGGCGGTGGCGACTGCTGCCGCTCACCTTCGTCTTCGCCGCCGGCCTCGCGCTCGTGCTCGTGCCGATCACGCTGGGCATCAGCCTGGTGGCCTCGACCATCGCGAACTACCACGCACCGCTGTACTACGCCGGCGGAGCGCTGATGCTCGCGTTGGCGGGGCTCAGCCTGTCCGGCCGGATGCTCAGCCTGCCGTCCTTCCTGCGCGCCCCCGACACCGCCCGGGGGATTCCGCAAGCTTCTTCGCCCTCGGCGTCTTCTCCGGGATCGCCAGCTCCTGCTGTGCCCCGGTCCTCGCCGGCGTGA
- a CDS encoding sensor histidine kinase, giving the protein MADTVRARPRFAARLLVAQALVLVAGALTTWLVASVVGPSIFSDHLQQAGDTHTVEETRHVEEAFASALVLSVSLALLASVLAALAVSWYFSRRVQRSIGDVAAAAAQIAAGRYDARVPDPGLGGEFASLALTYNRLAEKLEATESTRRSMLADLAHEMRTPLATIDAHLEAVEDGVRVLDDDTLGIIRGSTGRLRRLAEDMTAVSRAEEGLDVTLRPVAATDVAAAAADVARDRYAAKGVDLRTELDDVGQVRVDADRFGQVLGNLLDNALRHTPAGGTVTLACRRIDHWLEYRVADTGQGVAAEHLPHLFDRFYRADTARDRGHGGSGIGLAIARALVEAHGGGISATSAGPGLGATFTVRLPGLR; this is encoded by the coding sequence GTGGCGGACACGGTCCGTGCCCGGCCGCGGTTCGCCGCTCGGCTCCTGGTCGCCCAGGCCCTGGTGCTGGTGGCCGGGGCCCTGACCACCTGGCTGGTCGCCTCCGTCGTCGGACCCAGCATCTTCAGCGACCACCTGCAGCAGGCCGGCGACACCCACACGGTCGAGGAGACCCGTCACGTCGAGGAGGCCTTCGCCTCGGCGCTGGTCCTCTCGGTCTCTCTTGCGCTGCTCGCCTCGGTCCTCGCCGCGCTGGCGGTCTCGTGGTACTTCAGCCGCCGGGTGCAGCGCTCGATCGGCGACGTGGCCGCCGCCGCAGCGCAGATCGCCGCCGGACGGTACGACGCCCGGGTGCCCGACCCGGGTCTGGGCGGCGAGTTCGCCTCCCTCGCACTGACCTACAACCGTCTCGCGGAGAAGCTCGAAGCGACCGAGTCGACTCGGCGCAGCATGCTGGCCGACCTGGCCCACGAGATGCGCACGCCCCTGGCCACGATCGATGCCCACCTCGAGGCCGTCGAGGACGGCGTCCGAGTCCTGGACGACGACACCCTGGGCATCATCCGCGGCTCCACAGGCCGCCTGCGCCGCCTCGCCGAGGACATGACAGCGGTCTCCCGGGCGGAGGAGGGACTCGACGTCACGCTGCGACCGGTGGCGGCCACTGACGTGGCCGCCGCGGCCGCCGACGTCGCCCGCGACCGGTACGCCGCCAAGGGGGTAGACCTGCGCACCGAGCTCGACGATGTCGGCCAGGTCCGCGTCGACGCCGACCGGTTCGGACAGGTGCTCGGCAACCTGCTCGACAACGCCCTGCGCCACACTCCCGCGGGCGGGACCGTGACCCTGGCCTGCCGCCGGATCGACCACTGGCTGGAGTATCGCGTCGCCGACACCGGCCAGGGGGTGGCGGCCGAGCACCTGCCGCACCTGTTCGACCGGTTCTACCGTGCCGACACCGCCCGCGACCGTGGCCATGGCGGCTCGGGCATCGGGCTGGCCATCGCCCGCGCCCTCGTCGAGGCACATGGCGGTGGGATCTCGGCGACCAGCGCCGGGCCCGGACTCGGGGCCACGTTCACGGTGCGGCTCCCCGGCCTCCGGTAG
- a CDS encoding winged helix-turn-helix domain-containing protein produces MEGARTFGPLVIDPLGRDVWLDGEPVALTRTEFDLLAALSERPRMAFSRRQLIDAVWGPSWVGDEHLVDVHVGHLRRKLDDDATQARFIRTVRGVGYRMGTGQ; encoded by the coding sequence TTGGAAGGTGCCCGCACCTTCGGTCCGCTGGTCATCGACCCGCTGGGACGCGACGTGTGGCTCGACGGCGAACCAGTGGCGCTCACGCGCACCGAGTTCGACCTCCTCGCCGCCCTGTCCGAGCGGCCCAGGATGGCGTTCAGCCGCCGCCAGCTCATCGACGCCGTCTGGGGACCCTCGTGGGTCGGTGACGAGCACCTGGTCGACGTGCACGTCGGCCACCTGCGCCGCAAGCTGGACGACGACGCCACTCAGGCGCGGTTCATCCGGACCGTCCGTGGCGTCGGCTACCGGATGGGCACAGGGCAGTGA
- a CDS encoding response regulator: MLTYGLPRSGLAIMAGMGEDVMDERTGSPATGAAGGRPRTGLRAMVVEDETQLAGVIGSYLERDGFEVAVVHDGLEAVEAARAVDPDVVVLDLGLPSLDGVEVCRQLRTFSDAYVVMLTARSEEVDTLIGLSVGPMTT; encoded by the coding sequence GTGCTGACCTACGGCTTGCCGCGCAGCGGACTTGCGATCATGGCGGGTATGGGCGAGGACGTGATGGACGAAAGGACCGGCTCACCGGCAACGGGTGCCGCGGGTGGTCGCCCCCGCACCGGGCTCCGGGCGATGGTGGTCGAGGACGAGACGCAGCTGGCCGGGGTCATCGGCAGCTACCTCGAGCGCGACGGCTTCGAGGTGGCGGTGGTTCATGATGGGCTCGAGGCGGTGGAGGCCGCCCGCGCCGTCGACCCGGACGTCGTCGTGCTGGACCTAGGCCTGCCCAGCCTGGACGGCGTGGAGGTCTGTCGGCAGCTGCGCACCTTCTCCGACGCCTACGTGGTGATGCTGACCGCACGCAGCGAAGAGGTCGACACGCTGATCGGGCTCTCGGTGGGGCCGATGACTACCTGA
- a CDS encoding SHOCT domain-containing protein, with amino-acid sequence MMGWYHDGMGWGGWIVMTLAMVAFWALVVFAVLTLFRTERPGESTPDRRDPMQILDERFARGEIDEDEYRARSSVLRASVH; translated from the coding sequence ATGATGGGCTGGTACCACGACGGCATGGGTTGGGGCGGTTGGATCGTCATGACCCTGGCCATGGTCGCGTTCTGGGCGCTGGTGGTCTTCGCCGTTCTCACGCTGTTCCGCACGGAGCGCCCCGGTGAGTCCACCCCGGACCGCCGCGACCCGATGCAGATCCTCGACGAGCGGTTCGCCCGGGGCGAGATCGACGAGGACGAGTACCGCGCCCGCAGCAGTGTGCTGCGTGCCTCGGTGCACTAG
- a CDS encoding multicopper oxidase family protein: protein MSEITRRAVLRGAAGLAGVAALGGLASCSRSTETAVGPAADAVAAAEAARRKPGGRLVTARLTPQPVTLDLGGRAVSTWAYGDTAPGPLLRVDAGDVLRVDVDNQLSAATSVHWHGLALRNDMDGVPGMTQDPIAAGGTFRYEFTAPHPGTYFYHPHSGVQLDRGLYGVLVVDDPHEPGRYDAEWIVVLDDWVDGTGRTPDQILADLQEGGDDSMGDMHDMGGMEGMDHGSMGGSMGGMHGIEGMQSPLLGGAGDIAYPHYLLNGRTTEDPVTLSAKPGQRVRIRFVNAGSDTAFRVAVGGHRMTVTHSDGFPVLPVPTDALLIGMGERFDATITIGEGVYPLVATAEGKQGQALAVIRTGAGRPPTGDVKVRELARQVLLGTVLSAAESVRLDPRSADRSHDLVLGGSMAPYRWTINGKTFPDTDPLQLTQGERVRLRFVNHSMMFHPMHVHGHTFALTNSGARKDTVIVRPMATLDVDLDADNPGQWATHCHNIYHAETGMMTTLSYQGQE from the coding sequence TTGTCCGAGATCACTCGTCGCGCCGTCCTTCGCGGAGCCGCCGGACTCGCAGGTGTGGCCGCCCTCGGTGGCCTTGCCTCCTGCAGCCGGTCAACGGAGACCGCGGTCGGTCCCGCCGCCGACGCGGTCGCAGCGGCGGAGGCGGCGCGCCGGAAGCCCGGAGGTCGACTCGTCACCGCCCGACTCACCCCGCAGCCGGTGACCCTCGACCTGGGTGGCCGGGCCGTGAGCACGTGGGCCTACGGCGACACCGCGCCGGGGCCGCTGCTCCGCGTCGACGCCGGCGACGTGCTCCGCGTCGATGTCGACAACCAGCTCTCCGCCGCCACCAGCGTGCACTGGCACGGCCTGGCGCTACGCAACGACATGGACGGCGTGCCCGGCATGACACAGGACCCGATCGCCGCCGGAGGGACGTTCCGGTACGAGTTCACTGCCCCTCACCCGGGCACGTACTTCTACCACCCGCACTCCGGAGTCCAGCTGGACCGTGGCCTGTACGGCGTCCTGGTCGTCGACGACCCCCACGAGCCGGGACGCTACGACGCCGAGTGGATCGTCGTCCTGGACGACTGGGTCGACGGGACCGGTCGCACCCCGGACCAGATCCTCGCCGACCTGCAGGAAGGCGGCGACGACTCCATGGGAGACATGCATGACATGGGCGGCATGGAGGGGATGGACCACGGCTCGATGGGCGGGTCGATGGGTGGGATGCACGGCATCGAAGGCATGCAGTCGCCTCTGCTGGGTGGTGCTGGGGACATCGCCTATCCGCACTACCTGCTCAACGGCCGGACTACCGAGGATCCGGTCACGCTCTCGGCGAAGCCGGGTCAACGCGTTCGGATCCGCTTCGTCAACGCCGGCTCGGACACGGCGTTCCGGGTCGCCGTCGGTGGGCACCGCATGACCGTCACACACAGCGACGGCTTCCCCGTCCTGCCGGTGCCCACCGACGCGCTGCTGATCGGGATGGGCGAGCGCTTCGACGCCACCATCACCATCGGGGAGGGCGTGTACCCGCTGGTCGCCACCGCCGAAGGCAAACAGGGCCAGGCGCTCGCCGTGATCCGAACCGGCGCCGGTCGCCCACCCACTGGCGACGTCAAGGTCCGCGAGCTGGCCCGCCAAGTGCTGCTCGGGACCGTCCTGTCGGCGGCAGAGTCGGTCCGCCTGGACCCGCGGTCGGCCGACAGAAGCCACGACCTCGTGCTGGGCGGCAGCATGGCGCCCTACCGCTGGACCATCAACGGCAAGACCTTCCCCGACACCGACCCGTTGCAGCTCACCCAGGGGGAGCGGGTCCGGCTGCGATTCGTCAACCACTCGATGATGTTCCATCCCATGCACGTGCACGGCCACACCTTCGCCCTGACGAACAGCGGAGCCCGCAAGGACACCGTCATCGTGCGCCCCATGGCGACCCTCGACGTCGACCTCGACGCCGACAACCCCGGCCAGTGGGCGACCCACTGCCACAACATCTACCACGCCGAGACCGGCATGATGACCACGCTCTCCTACCAGGGCCAGGAGTAA
- a CDS encoding YgaP-like transmembrane domain: protein MSSRWSINITPAERVARVVIGGLAAIAGALLMGGAGSTLAVVLELLLVLAGLDLVVTGALGHCPLYARLGRVPASLKERTS from the coding sequence ATGAGCAGCCGTTGGAGCATCAACATCACCCCCGCCGAACGCGTCGCTCGCGTCGTGATCGGCGGCCTCGCTGCGATCGCCGGCGCGTTATTGATGGGCGGCGCCGGATCGACCCTGGCGGTCGTCCTCGAGCTGCTGCTGGTGCTGGCCGGCCTCGACCTGGTCGTCACCGGGGCACTCGGACACTGCCCGCTCTACGCCAGGCTGGGTCGCGTGCCCGCCTCACTGAAAGAGAGGACGTCATGA